The Moorella glycerini genomic interval TCCCAGGCCGGCGTTTCCTTCAAGCGGGCCGTGAAACGTAAAGTGGAGTTACCCTGTTCCCACAGGGCCGCCTCACTTAATTGCGCCAGGCCATCCCAGAAGGCCTGCCATTCCTGGTGCATCCTGGCAACTGTTCCCTCCAGATCTTCTAACAAAGGTAGCAGTTCGGCGTTTCCTTCCCCGGTTAAACGGCGGGCGAGGTTCCAGGCCCGGCCTAAAAAGCTAAAGGTACTACCTTTCCCTCCCAGGCGGTGGAGGAAAAAGCCACAACTGGCCTGCCTGACCGAGGTGCCCAGGTGTTCGGTGGCCGCTTCTTCCAGGTGATGGGCTTCATCAATAATGAGATAGGGATAATCGGGCAGGACCTGGTTGTTTAAGCGGACATCACTTAAAAGCAGGGAATGGTTTAAGACCAGGATACTGGCCGCCTCAGCCTCCCGCCGGGCAGCATTGACGAAACAGCTGTCATTAAAGGGACAGCTGTTACCGGCACAGGTGTCCTTTTCGGCGGCCAGGGCAAGCTTCAAGCTTTCTTCTTCCGGTTTCAGCTTCATTTCGCTCCAGTCCCCGGAAGTAGTCAGCTTGAGCCAGCGCAGTACCCTGAGGATAAAGTGGCGTTCCTCTTCCCCGGGTGGCGGGTTATGCAGGTAATCCCTGAGCTTCCGCCGGCAGAGGTAGTTATTGCGCCCCTTGACCAGGGCGGCCTTGAAGGTGAAAGGAAGGATTTCCTTTAACAGGGGCAGGTCCTTATTCATAAGCTGTTCCTGGAGGCTGATGGTATGGGTGGCAATGGCCACCCTCTTGCCCTGGTGGCAGGCCCAGTAAATGGCCGGCAGGAGATAGGCCAGGGATTTGCCCGTACCTGTTCCGGCTTCAACAATGAGGTACCGGTTGCCGGACAGGGCCGTAGCTACGGCCCGGAGCATCTCTGCCTGCTGGGGGCGGTATTCATAGCCGGGGAGTTTACCGGCCAGCAGGCCTCCTGGAGCCAGGAGGGCCGCTATTTCGTCCGGGCAAAAGTCAGGGAGTGCTGGCGGCGGTGGCGGTGTTTGCTCCAGGGCAAAGAGCCCGGTAGCGGCTATTTCTGCCGGGGTTACCGGGATGGATTCGGCGGCCAGGGCAGCCTGGAACCAGGGTTGCAGGCCGGCCGGAGCCAGCCTGAACAGGTTGGTTAATAGATCTTTATCCAGGGCCAGGGTAGCCCGCCAGAGGGTATGTAACAGCTGGACGGTGGTTGATACATCCCCCAGGGCGCGGTGATGTTCAGTCACTTCCAGGGCGAATTTTTGGCTTAAAAACTCCAGCCGGTAAGAAGGCAGGCAGGGATAGAGGATGCGGCTTAAGGTTAAGGTATCAAGCAGGGGGCGGTGCCAGGTAGTAGAACCCAGGGCCTGGTTTAAAAAGGCCAGGTCAAAATTGCCATTATGACCCGCCGGGATGGCTTCCCCTATAAAGTCCAGCAACTCAGGCAGGATTTCTGCCAAACAGGGTGCTTCCCGGACCATGGCGTCATTAATACCCGTAAGTTTCTGGATATAGGCCGGTATCGGCCGGCCGGGGTTGACCAGGGTGTGAAACTGGCCCGTTATCTGACCTTTCTCCAGGCGGACGGCGGCTATTTCAATGATCTGGTCCCGGCCCGGATCCAGGCCGGTTGTCTCCACGTCCAGGACGACATAAGTATGGGGTAGCACTTCCCAGCACTTCCTTTTGCGGGGCTGATTAGCCCAGTCTAACAAGGGGCTGGCCACTGGCGACGTTAGTACCAGCCTGGACCAATATCTCCTGGACAACTCCCCCGGCTGGAGCCTGGATTTCATTTTCCATTTTCATGGCTTCGATAATGAGCAGGACCTGGCCGGCAGTTACCTTTTGTCCCGGCTTAACCCTGACTTCTACTACCGTACCCGGCAAAGGAGATGTAACTGTACGGTTATCCTGGGGCAAGGAGGCTCGCGGGGAAAGGCCGGCCTGGTGGACGGGTGGGGCTTTTTTCGCGGGGGGCTTCACCGCCGGGCGCAAATGCTCAACCGTCCCACCTACCTCCTCTACTTCGACACTAAAGGTTTCCCCATTAACGGTGACCTGAAAATGGCGCTTCAACCGGCCATCCGCCTCCTTTCTAACGCCAGCGAACTATGCATCAGCTCCTGCCGCCCGGCCAGGACCCAGCGATTGGCAATCCTGTTCAAGGGCCGGATGGTTGTGATTTGCCAGCCGGTTTCTGCCGGCATATATACTGCTATGGCAGCGGTAATGGCGGCCACGATTTCCGGGGCAACTGCTTTATTTAAAACAATTTGCTGGTAAGAAACGACCATAAAATATCACCTGCCCTGAAAATAAAAACTGTTAAACGGGGAAATTACCGTGTTTTTTAGCCGGGCGGCTTTCCCGTTTGTTAAGTAAAGTTAACAGGACCTGGACCAGGTGCCGGCGGGTCAGGGCCGGGTCAATGACGGCATCCACCAGCCCCAGGCCGGCGGCTATATAAGGATTGGCAAATTTCTCCCGGTATTCGGCGATTTTTTGCCGGCGCACCTCAGGAGGGTCACTAGCCTGGCTGATTTCCTGGCGGAAGATAATATTGGCCGCCCCTTCGGGACCCATGACGGCAATTTCCGCCGTCGGCCAGGCTACCACATGATCGGCCCCCAGGGAGCGGGAACACATGGCCAGATAAGCACCACCGTAGGCCTTGCGCAAGACCAGGGTCATTTTGGGAACGACGGCTTCGGCAAAGGCATACAGCAGTTTGGCCCCGTGGCGGATAATGCCGCCCTGCTCCTGGTCGACCCCGGGTAAATAGCCGGGGGTATCGACCAGGGTCAGGAGGGGGATGTTGAAGGCGTCACAGAAACGGACGAAACGGGCGGCTTTATCGGCAGCATTGATATCCAGGCAGCCGGCCAGGTGCCGGGGTTGATTGGCGACAATACCTATAGTATACCCGGCCAGGCGGGCCAGGCCGATAACTATATTGGCGGCATATTGAGCCTGGATTTCCAGGAACAAGCCGTCATCCACCACCCCGTAGATTATTTCTTTGACGTCATAGGGTTTATTGGGATCGACAGGGACCAGGTGCCGCAAATGGGGGCACTCCCGGTCAACGGGGTCAGGGCCGGGCACATAAGGCGGGTCCTCCAGGTTGTTGCCCGGGAGGTAGCCGAGCAAGGTCCGGATTAAATGCAGGCAATCTTCTTCCGTGGGAGTGTGGAAATGGGCCACCCCGCTTTTCATGGCATGGGTGGCAGCCCCGCCCAGCTCTTCCGGGCTTACCTCTTCGCCGGTAACGGCCTTGATTACCTGGGGCCCGGTAATGAACATCTGGGCCGTACGATCAACCATGAAAATAAAGTCCATTAATCCGGGCGAATAGACGGCACCGCCGGCACAGGGTCCCATAATGGCGGCAATCTGGGGGATAACACCGGAAGCATGGGTATTACGGCGGAAAATTTCCCCATAACCATTAAGGGCCGCCACCCCTTCCTGGATGCGGGCGCCACCGGAGTCGTTTAAACCAATAACCGGTACCCCTGTCTTCAGGGCCAGGTCCAGGACCTTGCAGATTTTGGCGGCATGCATTTCCCCTAAAGAGCCGCCCATGACGGTAAAATCCTGGGCATAGACATAAACCTGGCGGCCGTTGATGGTACCAGAGCCGGTAACCACCCCTTCCCCTGGTGTTTCCATATTTTGCATATCAAAATCAGTGGCCCGGTGGCGGACAAACTGGTCCAGTTCCAGGAAACTGCCCGGGTCCAGCAATAACTCTATTCGTTCACGGGCCGTAAGCTTGCCGGCAGCATGCTGCCTGGCGATGCGTTCCTCACCGCCGCCGGCTAAAACTACTGCGCGCCTGGCTTCCAGGTCGGCCAGCCTGGCCTTGATATCTTCACTCAATTAAACTATCCCCCTTATTATTCCCTACCTCCTTATATTACCAGGTAATAAGGGCAGCTTGCAAGTCCTGCCTGTAAAACTTTCAACCCTTCTACCGGGCTATAGCTTGCCCTGACGCTCCCTGAAACTACCCTGGGCAGCAAGAACAGGGTTTTAAGCCATTACTGGAAATGGTTATAACCCCCGGGATTTAAAGGCAATCTCTTCCCATCGATGATGATGGTAATACCTTCCGTGGCCGGGACCACATTACCGATGGGCGTAACGGGGGTCTGGCAGGCCCTGGCTATGGCTTCCTGGACGGCAGCCACCTTGTCTGGCCGGCAGGTGAGGAGGAGTTCGAAATCCTCACCGCCGTAGAGGGCATAATCCAGGGGATCTTTTTGATAAATAGCGGCCAGCTGCCTGGTGGCCGGGGCGATGGGCACGGCAGCGGCTTCCAGGATAATACCAACACCAGAGGCCTGGGCAAGGGTATATATTTCAGCTACCAGGCCATCGCTGATATCATCGGCCGCCGTTATCCCCCCTGCCGGTAGGGCGGCCCGGATTTCAGTTACCCTGGGGGTGGGCCGGAAGTGGCGTTCCCGGGCGAAGGCCACGGCCTCCGGTGGGGCCGGGCGGGGCGCAAGCAAGGTATCCAGGCCGGCAGCCGACCCCCCGAGATCGCCCGTTACCAGCAGGACATCCCCCGGCCGGGCGCCGCTGCGGTAGAGGCAGGCTCCCTCTTCTACCCGCCCCAGGATGGCCAGATTGATCACCATTGCCCGGGGGGAAGATACGGTATCGCCACCGATTATATTGACCCCAAAACGCTGGCCGCATTCCCGTAAGCCTGCGTAAAGCTCGTCCACAAAGTCCACCGGTTGCTCCGGCCTTAAGCCAAGGGAAACAAGGGCCTGTTCTGGTATACCACCCATGGCGGCAATATCGCTCACATTTACCGCCATGGTCTTGTAGCCGATTTCCCGGGCCGTAGCCGTGGCCAGGGTAAAGTGGATATCTTCCACCAGCATGTCCGTAGAGGCCAGGGTCAGGTAACCACCTTCCCCCTTTAAAACCGCAGCATCATCGCCGATACCCATAATGACTTTATCCGGGACCACAATGGCCCCGGCTTTCAGGCGTTCGATCAAACCGAACTCGCCAATAGTTTTCAGATCCAAGGCTTACTCTCATCCCCCTTTTTCTGGCTATCTATATATTGCCACAGGGACAGGACAGGCGCAAGCCTTTAGTGCTGTGGCACGGCTGGTTGGCTGCCCTGGATTTGCTTCCCAAAACTGGTGTCAGCTCAGTTTTTTTGCTGTTCTGAGGCAAGTAATAGTTGCTGTAATAACGATAGAAGGTCCTGGAGGCGTTCCTTGATGAAGGCATCGTCCGGGTCCAGGTCGTGGGCGGCCCAGTAACTGGCCAGGGCCGGGGCAAAACGGCCATGGTATTCATGAATGACCCCCAGGGCCAGCCGGGCTTCCAGATCCCGGGGGTCATTTTCCACCCGGCGCAGGTAGGTTAGGTATTTTTCTTCCTCCTCAAGGAGGTCCTGGTCAAAAAAAACGCTACCTATTTTAACCCGCCAGGTACAGGAATTATCCTGGACTTCAAAAGGACAGGTGCAACTAAAACGAATACCGCGGTTTTTTAAGGCTTTCCGGAAATAACGGCAGAAGGCGCAGCGGCCGTCATAGCCCTGGCCCTGGATAGTCAGGTCATTACCGCCCAGGTTGATGCCGGCCCAGGTGGGTATGCGTTCCCGGGTCAGGTCCAGGTAATAGGCAATTGTTTTCCTCTCCCCGGCGTGCCGGAGCTGGAAATTAATCCGGCAGGTCGTAGGGTTGCCACCGGTTCCAGTCATTATTTCTCTCCCCCCATTCCTGTTACATCCTATGGCCAGGAAGGGGAAGAAATGACTAGTTCACGAAGTGGGGTTAACCCCCGGCAAGCCTGTAAGAGGGATCACCTTTTATTTCTGCAGGCAGTAAAGGGAGGGCAACCATCCAAACTTTCCAGCCAGGGCTGCGTATTGAGGCGCTGTAGCCCCCAGGGCCACCAGTATAGCTTCCATGGCATTGGCCGCCGGGCTGAGACCCTCGAAGACGGGGGTTGTTGCCAGGAGCCAGGCAGCCCCGCGCCGGCGCAGGAGTTCCCGGTCGCCGGGCGTGGTACCACTGGTAATAACTACTTTGCCGGCCAGAGAAACAGGTAGATGGCGACGGATAAAATGCCAGTCCCCGGCAATGATTTTGACCCTGGCGAAGAGATGACGGTAATGGGGGTGCGATTTTTCCTGGTCATGCCCCAGAGGGTAAAGGTAGTCCAGGGGTAAATGGGCCAGCAAGGGCATGGTTAAATAACCCAGGATCATGAAGGTTGATAAAGGAAAGCCAAGGGGGAGATTTAAACCAAAGGCAGCATCCCCGGCCAGGACGGGATAGCCGGCTGCCTGTAAAGCCCGGGCCAGCCAGAAGCGGTCCAGGACGGAAACTACCAGCGCCCTGCTACCGGGGGGTAAAAAAGCCAGCTGGTCTATGGCCCGGGGCTCCACCCATTGCTTCCAGCCAGAGCCATCCACCAGGGGGGTCTCTTTAACCTGGTGGGCTAAATACCGGCCTGCCGGGCAGGGATAACACCGCGAACCCAGGTGGTAGTAAAAATTGGCGCCACCCAGCCCCAGGGCATCCACCCGTCCATCCAGTTCCTTAAGAAGGCGGGCCGCCAGGTCCAGGCGGCCATTGCAGCCGCGCCGTTCCAGGAGGATTGTCTCCTGGCCGCAGTTCAGCTTTACCTGGTAATCCCTGCTATTAGTACCCAAACTGATGCTGACTACATGCTTGATAGCTACTTCGACTCCCTCGCTTGGCCCTGTAAACGTTTGACAAGGTATTCAGCCAGCACGGCGTGATCTTCCGTGGCCAGGATTGCCGCCGCGGAAGCATCGAAAAGGATAGTACCGCTGGGGGGGATTTCATCATCGCCAGCCCAGATAACCAGCCTTACCGGCAGGGTGGGAAAGGGATTAAGTTCAACGGCAGCATCTCCCAGGTTTACGGGTCGCCCACCAAGGGGCCGGGCGGCCTGGAGGAGGCCGGCGGGATCCTGGCCGAAGGTGCGGACCAGGGGCAAGACGGCCCGGCCATAAAAGGGTTGCTGGTAGATGAGGCCGCCGGGTAATTCCTTAAAGGAAACCCATTCACCCCGCCGGGCAACTGCCGGGCCCATCAGGTAGTGGAGGATTAAAACCTGCACCCGCGGGTCGACGCTGCTGCCGTCACTGGTGCTGATGGTCCCGCCGGGGCAGGATATGTGAAATACGTCACTTAAAGAGGGCAGGATTAACACCTTTTTTTCCCCATCCCAGGTAGCTCCCTTATTGACGGCTATTTCCCGGGGGTTGCCTTGCTCCAGTTCCTTGCGGGCCAGGTCCAGGGTGACATCCAGGTTATAGGGGAGGGCCAAGTAAACCACGTCCTCTTTCATTATTTGCCTGGAGAGGGTGTTACCGTTACCAGGAGTTCCTTCCATGTTAGAAAAAATAAAAGCCGGCTCATGCCGGACCGGGGTGCCTAATGTAACGGGACAACGATGCAGTTTTGTTTTTCTTCTTCAGCAGCCAGGACCCTTTGTAACTCCTCAGCGCTGACAAACCGGTAATCTACCTCTTCCCCGTTAATCCAGGTCAGCAGGTAATCCATAACCCCCGCCTCCTCCGGTGTTTTGTATACACCATCCTGTCTTCAGGATAACACCTGAAGGAGGAAAATGCAAGGGGAAAATTAAAGGTTGCTGAAAAAGTTATCAGGATAGGAGGAAAGGTAAAAAATCGCAGGGCAGATATAAACGTTATTTAACGCACCAGGCCTTTTACTACTCTGACAGCTTCAATAGCATCATCAGCATAGCCATCGGCGCCTATACTGTCTGCAAAGGCCCGGCTTACCGCCCCGCCTCCTACCAGGACGGCAACATTTCCTCGCAGACCTTCTTCCCGCAAGAGGTTTATCACATCCGCCATCCTATCCATCGTGGTAGACATCAGAGTAGACATGCAGAGTATCCTGGCACCGGTTTCTTTCACTCCGGCAACAAAGTCACCGGGAGGTACATCCCGTCCTAAATCATATATTTTAAACCCGGCTGCTTCCAGCATTAATTTAACTAGATTTTTCCCTATATCGTGAATATCCCCTTCGACTACCCCGATAACTGCAGCCACCTGGTTAGGTGTATTTTGGGGCGTTATACGGGAAGACAGGATATTCAGGCCGGCATACATTGCATCTGAACACAACAGTAGCTCGGGTACAAAATATTCCCCTTCTTCGTAAAGTCGTCCCGCTGCTCGCATCCCTTCCAGTAACCCTTCATTGATGGCTTTTAAGGGATCAATATTGTTGGCCAGAGCCTCCCTCGCTGCCTTGATGGTAAGCGCTTCATCCATGTCTCTGACCCCCGCAGCTAGCAAGTTTAGTATTGCTTTATCAGTAGCCAAACGATACACCCCCATAATTCAAAGCTTGATGAGTTGATACTCGCGACTACCCAGACCAATTGTCTCAGCATATTCCAGCATGTAGAGGCCATTTACCCCTGTAAAATCATGAAGGGCTTTTTCTGGATAAACGGCTTTAATGTGCATATCTACCAGATCATAGCTTGCCTGCTCTATGGCAAGGGGATCAGTGCCTGCCAATATGCCGATATCGTGGATAATCGGTAGAGGGCTCCAGGAGCGGCAGTCGCAAAAGGCAGTAATATCCACCAGGAAACTAACAAAAAAAGCTCGCCCCTTTTTATTAGCTAAGACTGCAGCACAGGATTCCACTAGTTTACGTTGCATATCCTTATCATCTCTTGCCCAATTAACAGGTATTGCCTTTCGTGGGCATATTACCAGGCAATCACCGCAGTTATTGCAGTTGCCCTGTTCGATGAACGCTTTGCCTTCTTCAATTGCAATGGCCTTCACCTTACAAACCTCTACGCACTTGCCGCAACCGTTACAGAGGGACGTCTCAACAACGGGTTTCATGTGGGAATGGATGGCCTGTTTTCCAGGCCGAGCGATAGCTCCCATCCCCAAGTTTTTAATAATACCTCCGAAGCCTACATCATCATGACCCTTGAAATGGGTAACAACGACTAACTTATCAGCTTCGTAAATAGCTGATCCCACTTTGACTTCGCTTAAACCTTCCCGGGCCCTGGCTAGTCTGTAGTCCAGACCTTTAAGGCCGTCGGCTATAATTAGGGGCGCCCCCATGGCCGCCTGGTCGTAACCATTGAAATTAGCTGTTTCCAGGTGACAGACAGCGTTAAATCTGCCCCGGTAAAACAGGGTGTTGCAGTCCGTTAGAAAAGGATGACCACCCCTCTCTTTCACTAACTGAATAATTATTTTTAAGAACTGCGGTCTGAGCATTCTGGTATTACCCAGCTCACCAAAATGGAGTTTGATGGCAACTAGGTCACCTTCTTCAATTATCTTATTTAAACCCGCGTGGTTACAAAGCCTTTTTAACTTGTCGAGGACACTATCGCCTCGTGTTCCTTCAAAGTTAACAAAAAATACCTCGCCGCCCATATCCAGTCACCATAGTATTGGATTAATTTATGGACAAAAGCCGATGAGCGTTTCGTCATCGGCCTGTCATTCTAATGAAGTATTGCCTACTTCCATCCTTCAAAAGAGTTCACATTCTCCCTATCTACAATTGCCAAGGGGGTCCAGTAAATCTCTTGCTTTATTTCGTGCCCTTCCAAAACTTTCAGGGCAAGTATTAGGCCACCTTTGCCAAAAAGGTAGGGTGACATAGCCACTGAGGCATCTAATTCTCCTTTGGCTATGGATTTACGGGCATCATCGATAAAATCAACGCCAACCACTGTTACCTGGTCTTTCTTACCAGCTGCCTTGAGGGCCTCCACAGCGCCCAAAGCCATAACATCGTTGGCACAAAAGATGCCCTTCAGGTCGGGGTGAGCCTGAATAAGGTTGGCCGCTATATTATAAGCCTTTTGCCTGTCCCAGTTACCCGGCTGGATTGCCACCAGGGTAATATCTTTGTTACCTTCAAAGGCTTTCTTAGCACCTGTTTTCCGGGCCTCACTCTGGGCTGCACCGGGGAGCCCTTCAATTATCGCCACTTTGCCAGCACCTATTTTTTTAATTATATACTCGGCACCCAGTTTACCCTGATCTTCAAAATTGGAGGTAATAAAAGCCTGGACCCTGGCCCCCGCTCTGGTAGCTGCTTCCTGGTCTACACTGGTACCCACTGCGACAACCGGTATGCCTTTTTTTGTGGCTGCAGCAACGCCTGGGACCAGGTTAAACGGTGTAATAGCCGAGATAGCAATGGCGTTATAATCTTTGCTAACAATGGTTTTCAGAGTTTCTAGTTGAGAATTTACATCATCTTCTTTGGGGGCGGACATCACATCTACTGTTACGCCATATTCTCTGGCTGCATCTTCATACCCTTCTTTCACAGTAACCCAAAATGGATTGGCCAGGGTAATTAACAGGGCAGCAATTTTATATTTTTGCGAGGCTTTGGGAAGGGGTTGCAGGGATTCTAGGAGCTCGGCTTCCGCTTCTTTAAAGGCTTTATTTTTCACAGTTGCCGGGGGTTGGGTATTGGTGGTTTGGGGGTTGTTATTCGCAGTTCCCCCTTTGCCTGAACAACCCGCTATACCTATCAATAGGACAAATACTAACGCGAATGCCAAGAACTTCCGCATACTTAAAGTCTCCACCCTCTCTTTTTGAATATATTTATCACCAAACAAGTATACCTGTTGGCGGCCCTTCTTTAAGGCCCCCATTTTATTGTTTTATTGATTATTCCTGGTTAGAAAAGAATTCACCTCCTCTAAACTGGCCTTGAAGCGGGCACCCAGCTGGGTGCACTTGATTGCCCCGCAAGCGTTAGCAAATTCCAGCGCCCGTTGTCGCCCCATCTCCTGGCAGAAATAGGCATATATTAGCCCTGCAATAAACGCATCCCCCGCTCCTGTTGTATCAATAGCTTGGATGTTAAAAGCCGGGGCAAATATGCTTGTCTTATCTCCCAACCACCAAATTGCTCCTTGGGTGCCACAGGTAGAAACTATTCCTTCAGTGGGCCGGTAACGCTGGTAGAGCGTCTGGCCGGCAACCTGCGGGTCCTCAACTCCTGTGAGTTCAAAGAGTCCCTCCCGGGACATGCAAAGCAGATCGCAAAGAGAGATCATCTCCTCAATTTCTGCCATGGTTACCCGGCATAGTTGCATAAAGGAGGGGGCGCACTCCAGGTTGAAGAAGACTCTAACGCCCAGCTCGCGGCTGAGACGGGCCAATTTAAGGGCAGGCCGGCCGGGGAACATGTCTGTATAAAAGACCTTTACTCCCTGTAACATTTCGGGAACTACCTCATCTTCCGCCAGGTCTAACAAGCTATCGCCCAGGTGGCAGAAAATAGCCCGCGCACCATTTGGAGCCAGCGTTACGAAGGTGTGAAGGGTAATGCCGCCGGGACGGGTAAAGAGGTATCTGGCGCATACACCTGACCTGACTATATCTTCCCGGAAGGCTTCTCCGTATTTGTCGTCGCCAATTTTAGCTACCAGGCTGGTGTCCACTCCCATCCTGGCCAGGGCTACCAGCACGTTGGCGCAGCTTCCTCCCGGAAAGAGGCTCTCATAATGGACAAAAGCAAAGCCGTCTTCCCGGGGTAAACTTTCACATTGCAAGACAATATCCATTGCGGCAGTACCCAGCCCTAGTACTTTCATCCAGTACCAATCCACCCTAGCTTTGCCTGTTTTAGTTTTCACTGCCCCGGGTATTTAGCACGCGCGCCCCCAATCAGCTTAGGGCGCGTACGCGCTGCAACTATCCGGGCACCACCAATATATTCATTAGCCAGGAGGAGCGGCTTCACTACCGGTTTCAAATGCATTCCGATCATCGTTAAGCCAATGTCAATGCCCAAATCCGCTGTAATACTCTCTACCACTACCGGATTCTTAAAAAAATGTTGGTAAGCAACAGCGGCAAAGGTTCCCCCCGCTTCCGGGACGGGAATAACACTTACCTCTACCAGCCCTTTTTCCACCATTAATTCCCGCTCAACTATCAATGCCCGATTCAAGTGCTCGCAGCATTGTACAGCTATCTGTATTTCGGGGGGACAAAATTCCCAGATAGCCCGGCAGATAACTGCGGCCAGGTGAGGGTCGCCGGTGGTATCTTCACGGCGTCCTTCAACGCGGCTGATGCTGCACGAAACCACGAGGATGGCACCCGGGTTATAAGTGCCAGGGGTAATAAGTTCCTTAAGAACTTCCCGCGTCTGAAAGTAAATCTGCTCATCCCTCGCCATATTTTTTCCTCCTGAAATTATTCTCAATAACCATTTCGATAAAGGCGCCTATCCTGACACGCAGGTTTTCCCGATCTAAAGTAGAGTAGTCTGTTTCCAATTGCAAAAACGGCAGCCCAAAATGGTTTTTGATTAAATCTGCCACAAAATAGGACTCTATATTGTAGGTATGACAGGCTCGCCAGGTTAAATCTATTACACCATCAACCTGGAAGTCTCTCACCATCTGTCGGAGGAGTTCTAACCTTCTCCCGTTAGGGGACA includes:
- a CDS encoding DUF3786 domain-containing protein, coding for MKEDVVYLALPYNLDVTLDLARKELEQGNPREIAVNKGATWDGEKKVLILPSLSDVFHISCPGGTISTSDGSSVDPRVQVLILHYLMGPAVARRGEWVSFKELPGGLIYQQPFYGRAVLPLVRTFGQDPAGLLQAARPLGGRPVNLGDAAVELNPFPTLPVRLVIWAGDDEIPPSGTILFDASAAAILATEDHAVLAEYLVKRLQGQARESK
- the thiL gene encoding thiamine-phosphate kinase; this translates as MDLKTIGEFGLIERLKAGAIVVPDKVIMGIGDDAAVLKGEGGYLTLASTDMLVEDIHFTLATATAREIGYKTMAVNVSDIAAMGGIPEQALVSLGLRPEQPVDFVDELYAGLRECGQRFGVNIIGGDTVSSPRAMVINLAILGRVEEGACLYRSGARPGDVLLVTGDLGGSAAGLDTLLAPRPAPPEAVAFARERHFRPTPRVTEIRAALPAGGITAADDISDGLVAEIYTLAQASGVGIILEAAAVPIAPATRQLAAIYQKDPLDYALYGGEDFELLLTCRPDKVAAVQEAIARACQTPVTPIGNVVPATEGITIIIDGKRLPLNPGGYNHFQ
- a CDS encoding helicase C-terminal domain-containing protein, whose protein sequence is MLPHTYVVLDVETTGLDPGRDQIIEIAAVRLEKGQITGQFHTLVNPGRPIPAYIQKLTGINDAMVREAPCLAEILPELLDFIGEAIPAGHNGNFDLAFLNQALGSTTWHRPLLDTLTLSRILYPCLPSYRLEFLSQKFALEVTEHHRALGDVSTTVQLLHTLWRATLALDKDLLTNLFRLAPAGLQPWFQAALAAESIPVTPAEIAATGLFALEQTPPPPPALPDFCPDEIAALLAPGGLLAGKLPGYEYRPQQAEMLRAVATALSGNRYLIVEAGTGTGKSLAYLLPAIYWACHQGKRVAIATHTISLQEQLMNKDLPLLKEILPFTFKAALVKGRNNYLCRRKLRDYLHNPPPGEEERHFILRVLRWLKLTTSGDWSEMKLKPEEESLKLALAAEKDTCAGNSCPFNDSCFVNAARREAEAASILVLNHSLLLSDVRLNNQVLPDYPYLIIDEAHHLEEAATEHLGTSVRQASCGFFLHRLGGKGSTFSFLGRAWNLARRLTGEGNAELLPLLEDLEGTVARMHQEWQAFWDGLAQLSEAALWEQGNSTLRFTARLKETPAWDSLLTIFGRLEETLNGLAGRLVRLAELLFAAGAEEMAADATNLGNIFAQYSHDLGEILEADPDTSVSWLEKNNAGQYTLRLAPLEVGPLLAELLFARKEAVILTSATITVDNTFDFYQQQVGLTALPPGQIATCQVASPFDYRSQALVCTVRGLPNPGQLNDSAYAAAVAPVITQILPAVGGRTLILCTSHRFLRDMYNILNTMLAGSDYSVLAQGIDGGRSQLLEEFRQIPRSVLLGANSYWEGIDLPGDLLRCVIIPRLPFPSPGIPTLAARTEHLAAQGGNPFTTLSLPQAVIRFRQGFGRLIRSAADRGALVILDQRLLSQRYGRHFLQSLPPVTTAEVTPAELPERLATWFNPPAST
- a CDS encoding quinate 5-dehydrogenase, producing MGTNSRDYQVKLNCGQETILLERRGCNGRLDLAARLLKELDGRVDALGLGGANFYYHLGSRCYPCPAGRYLAHQVKETPLVDGSGWKQWVEPRAIDQLAFLPPGSRALVVSVLDRFWLARALQAAGYPVLAGDAAFGLNLPLGFPLSTFMILGYLTMPLLAHLPLDYLYPLGHDQEKSHPHYRHLFARVKIIAGDWHFIRRHLPVSLAGKVVITSGTTPGDRELLRRRGAAWLLATTPVFEGLSPAANAMEAILVALGATAPQYAALAGKFGWLPSLYCLQK
- a CDS encoding acyl-CoA carboxylase subunit beta — translated: MSEDIKARLADLEARRAVVLAGGGEERIARQHAAGKLTARERIELLLDPGSFLELDQFVRHRATDFDMQNMETPGEGVVTGSGTINGRQVYVYAQDFTVMGGSLGEMHAAKICKVLDLALKTGVPVIGLNDSGGARIQEGVAALNGYGEIFRRNTHASGVIPQIAAIMGPCAGGAVYSPGLMDFIFMVDRTAQMFITGPQVIKAVTGEEVSPEELGGAATHAMKSGVAHFHTPTEEDCLHLIRTLLGYLPGNNLEDPPYVPGPDPVDRECPHLRHLVPVDPNKPYDVKEIIYGVVDDGLFLEIQAQYAANIVIGLARLAGYTIGIVANQPRHLAGCLDINAADKAARFVRFCDAFNIPLLTLVDTPGYLPGVDQEQGGIIRHGAKLLYAFAEAVVPKMTLVLRKAYGGAYLAMCSRSLGADHVVAWPTAEIAVMGPEGAANIIFRQEISQASDPPEVRRQKIAEYREKFANPYIAAGLGLVDAVIDPALTRRHLVQVLLTLLNKRESRPAKKHGNFPV
- a CDS encoding tetratricopeptide repeat protein, yielding MTGTGGNPTTCRINFQLRHAGERKTIAYYLDLTRERIPTWAGINLGGNDLTIQGQGYDGRCAFCRYFRKALKNRGIRFSCTCPFEVQDNSCTWRVKIGSVFFDQDLLEEEEKYLTYLRRVENDPRDLEARLALGVIHEYHGRFAPALASYWAAHDLDPDDAFIKERLQDLLSLLQQLLLASEQQKN
- a CDS encoding corrinoid protein, translating into MGVYRLATDKAILNLLAAGVRDMDEALTIKAAREALANNIDPLKAINEGLLEGMRAAGRLYEEGEYFVPELLLCSDAMYAGLNILSSRITPQNTPNQVAAVIGVVEGDIHDIGKNLVKLMLEAAGFKIYDLGRDVPPGDFVAGVKETGARILCMSTLMSTTMDRMADVINLLREEGLRGNVAVLVGGGAVSRAFADSIGADGYADDAIEAVRVVKGLVR
- a CDS encoding biotin/lipoyl-containing protein — encoded protein: MKRHFQVTVNGETFSVEVEEVGGTVEHLRPAVKPPAKKAPPVHQAGLSPRASLPQDNRTVTSPLPGTVVEVRVKPGQKVTAGQVLLIIEAMKMENEIQAPAGGVVQEILVQAGTNVASGQPLVRLG